Proteins encoded by one window of Mycolicibacterium cosmeticum:
- a CDS encoding urease subunit beta: MIPGEIHYGEGEIALNAGAPRLVLDVVNTGDRPVQVGSHVHLPQANAALDFDRAAAHGHRLDIPAGTAVRFEPGIAQRVSLVPLSGTREVHGLSLNPPGRLDPPQ, encoded by the coding sequence GTGATCCCTGGTGAAATCCACTACGGCGAGGGCGAGATCGCGCTCAACGCCGGTGCCCCGCGCCTGGTGTTGGATGTGGTGAACACCGGCGACCGTCCGGTGCAGGTGGGTAGTCACGTGCACCTGCCGCAGGCCAACGCCGCGCTCGACTTCGACCGCGCCGCCGCGCACGGGCATCGCCTCGACATCCCGGCGGGCACCGCCGTGCGCTTCGAACCCGGTATCGCCCAGCGGGTCTCACTGGTCCCGCTGAGCGGCACCCGTGAGGTCCACGGGTTGTCGCTGAATCCGCCCGGCAGATTGGACCCGCCCCAGTGA
- a CDS encoding urease subunit gamma — protein MRLTPHEQERLLVSYAADLARRRQARGLKLNHPEAVALITDHILEGARDGRSVAELMVSGRDVLTRDQVMAGVPEMLHDVQVEATFPDGTKLVTVHHPIP, from the coding sequence ATGCGTTTAACGCCGCATGAACAAGAGCGGTTGCTGGTCTCCTATGCCGCGGACCTTGCTCGCCGCCGCCAGGCCCGCGGGTTGAAACTCAACCATCCCGAGGCCGTCGCGCTCATCACCGATCACATCCTGGAGGGCGCCCGTGACGGGCGCTCGGTCGCCGAGCTGATGGTCAGCGGTCGCGATGTGCTGACCCGCGACCAGGTGATGGCCGGTGTGCCCGAGATGCTGCACGACGTCCAGGTCGAGGCCACCTTCCCGGACGGCACCAAGCTCGTCACCGTCCACCACCCGATCCCGTGA
- a CDS encoding PaaI family thioesterase codes for MTAPELADIGKGFDAELGLKYLDVTPDGGRAQLTITDKVLQPWGIVHGGVYCAIVESLASVSGHVWLSEHGGGTVVGVNNNTDFLRAIKSGTVTAVSEPIHRGRRQQLWLITITDEDGRLVARGQVRLQNIES; via the coding sequence GTGACCGCACCTGAACTCGCCGATATCGGCAAGGGCTTCGACGCCGAACTGGGACTGAAGTATCTGGACGTCACGCCGGACGGCGGACGGGCCCAGCTGACCATCACCGACAAGGTGTTGCAGCCTTGGGGGATCGTGCACGGCGGGGTGTACTGCGCCATCGTGGAGAGCCTGGCCAGTGTGTCCGGCCACGTCTGGCTCAGCGAGCACGGCGGCGGCACCGTCGTCGGGGTGAACAACAACACCGACTTCCTGCGGGCCATCAAGAGCGGCACGGTGACGGCCGTCTCCGAACCGATCCACCGCGGCCGCCGTCAGCAGCTGTGGCTCATCACCATCACCGACGAGGACGGTCGGCTCGTCGCGCGCGGCCAGGTCCGGTTGCAGAACATCGAAAGCTAG
- a CDS encoding BlaI/MecI/CopY family transcriptional regulator, protein MAKLTRLGELEREVMDHLWTSREPQTVRQVHEALAARRDLAYTTIMTVLQRLAKKNLVVQHRDDRAHRYAPTHGRDELVAGLMVDALDQAADSGSREAALVHFVERVGADEAAALRRALAELEAKHQIAPPAGNSATS, encoded by the coding sequence ATGGCCAAGTTGACGCGGCTCGGGGAACTCGAGCGTGAGGTGATGGATCACCTCTGGACCTCGCGTGAGCCGCAGACGGTGCGGCAGGTACACGAGGCATTGGCGGCACGCCGGGATCTCGCCTACACGACGATCATGACCGTGCTGCAACGGCTCGCGAAGAAAAATCTGGTGGTTCAGCACCGCGACGACCGGGCGCACCGCTATGCGCCCACCCACGGTCGCGACGAGCTGGTGGCCGGCCTCATGGTCGACGCCTTGGACCAGGCCGCCGACTCCGGTAGCCGGGAGGCCGCGCTGGTGCACTTCGTCGAGCGCGTCGGCGCCGACGAGGCCGCCGCGCTGCGCCGCGCGCTGGCCGAGTTGGAGGCCAAGCACCAGATCGCGCCGCCCGCTGGTAATTCGGCCACCAGCTGA
- a CDS encoding M56 family metallopeptidase yields the protein MSALAFSIVALLLVGPVPALLARATWPQRAPRAAIVLWQAIALAAVLSAFSAGIAIASRLLVPGPDGKPTATLTSEIGVLGWPLWLLYVCVFAVTLMIGGRLIVSVLAVAVATRRRRAHHRMLVDLLGMSRDAVPAPARRRNGLRVLDIAQPMAYCLPGVRSRVVVSEGTLTTLSAPEIEAILSHERAHLRARHDLVLEMFTAVHAAFPRFVRSGSALDAVRLLIELLADDAAVRVTGPTPLARALVACAAGRPPSGALAAGGPTTVLRVRRLGGEGNSLVLAVGAYLTAAAILVLPTLALAIPWLTELHRLFAN from the coding sequence GTGTCCGCGCTGGCCTTCTCCATCGTCGCGTTGCTGCTCGTCGGCCCCGTGCCGGCGCTGCTCGCGCGTGCGACCTGGCCGCAGCGCGCCCCCCGCGCCGCCATCGTGCTCTGGCAGGCCATCGCACTGGCGGCCGTGTTGTCGGCGTTCTCCGCCGGGATCGCGATCGCCAGCAGGTTGCTGGTGCCCGGCCCGGACGGGAAACCCACCGCGACCCTGACCAGTGAGATCGGCGTACTGGGCTGGCCCCTGTGGCTGCTCTACGTCTGCGTGTTCGCCGTGACCCTGATGATCGGCGGCCGGCTCATCGTGTCGGTCCTGGCGGTGGCCGTTGCCACCCGGCGCCGGCGCGCCCATCACCGCATGCTGGTCGACCTGCTGGGCATGTCGCGCGACGCGGTGCCCGCCCCGGCGCGCCGGCGCAACGGCCTGCGGGTGCTCGATATCGCCCAGCCGATGGCGTACTGCCTGCCGGGCGTGCGCAGCCGCGTCGTCGTCAGCGAGGGCACCCTGACCACCCTTTCCGCCCCCGAGATCGAGGCGATCCTCAGCCACGAACGCGCCCACCTGCGTGCCCGCCATGACCTGGTTCTGGAGATGTTCACGGCGGTGCACGCCGCGTTCCCGCGGTTCGTCCGCAGCGGCAGCGCCCTGGACGCGGTCCGGCTGTTGATCGAGCTGCTCGCCGACGACGCCGCCGTCCGCGTCACCGGCCCTACTCCCCTGGCCCGTGCGCTGGTGGCGTGCGCGGCCGGCCGTCCCCCGTCGGGTGCGCTGGCCGCCGGCGGCCCGACCACGGTGCTGCGCGTGCGGCGCCTCGGCGGTGAGGGCAATAGTCTGGTCCTCGCGGTGGGCGCGTACCTGACGGCCGCGGCCATCCTGGTGCTGCCCACACTCGCGTTGGCCATCCCATGGCTCACCGAGTTGCACCGGTTGTTCGCCAACTAG
- the gndA gene encoding NADP-dependent phosphogluconate dehydrogenase has translation MTETGTAQIGVTGLAVMGSNLARNFARHGYTVALHNRSIAKTDALLAEHGSEGKFVRSETIAEFLDALEKPRRVIIMVKAGDPTDAVINELADAMEPGDIIIDGGNALYTDTIRREKAIRERGLHFVGAGISGGEEGALNGPSIMPGGPAESYKSLGPLLEEISAHVDGVPCCTHVGPDGAGHFVKMVHNGIEYSDMQLIGEAYQLLRDGLGKTAPEIADVFAEWNKGDLDSFLIEITAEVLRQTDATTGKPLVDVIVDEAEQKGTGRWTVKSALDLGVPVTGIAEAVFARALSGSVAQRKATTGLASGDLGDKPSDATQFIDDVAKALYASKIIAYAQGFNQIQAGSAEYNWGIAPGDMARIWRGGCIIRAKFLNRITEAFDENPDLPTLIAAPYFRDAIESGIDSWRRVVVTATQLGIPIPGFSSALSYYDALRTERLPAALTQGLRDFFGAHTYGRTDAPEGKKFHTLWSGDRSEVPA, from the coding sequence ATGACCGAAACCGGCACCGCCCAGATCGGAGTCACCGGCCTCGCCGTGATGGGCTCCAATCTCGCCCGTAACTTCGCCAGGCACGGGTACACCGTGGCCCTGCACAACCGGTCGATCGCCAAGACCGATGCGCTGCTGGCCGAGCACGGTTCCGAGGGCAAGTTCGTGCGCAGCGAGACGATCGCGGAATTCCTTGACGCACTGGAGAAGCCACGCCGGGTGATCATCATGGTGAAGGCCGGTGACCCGACCGACGCCGTCATCAACGAGCTGGCCGACGCCATGGAGCCGGGCGACATCATCATCGACGGCGGCAACGCGCTCTACACCGACACCATCCGGCGCGAGAAGGCGATCCGCGAACGCGGCCTGCACTTCGTCGGCGCCGGCATCTCCGGCGGCGAGGAGGGCGCACTCAACGGCCCGTCGATCATGCCCGGCGGCCCGGCCGAGTCCTACAAGAGCCTCGGTCCCCTGCTCGAAGAGATCTCGGCGCACGTCGACGGGGTGCCCTGCTGCACCCACGTCGGCCCCGACGGTGCCGGCCACTTCGTCAAGATGGTGCACAACGGTATCGAGTACTCCGACATGCAGCTCATCGGCGAGGCCTACCAGCTGCTGCGCGACGGGCTGGGCAAGACCGCCCCCGAGATCGCCGACGTGTTCGCCGAATGGAACAAGGGCGACCTGGACAGCTTCCTGATCGAGATCACCGCCGAGGTGCTGCGCCAGACCGACGCCACCACCGGCAAGCCGTTGGTCGACGTGATCGTCGACGAGGCCGAGCAGAAGGGCACCGGCCGCTGGACGGTGAAGTCCGCGCTCGACCTCGGCGTCCCGGTGACCGGTATCGCCGAGGCCGTCTTCGCCCGCGCCCTGTCCGGATCGGTGGCCCAGCGCAAAGCGACCACGGGCCTGGCTTCCGGCGATCTTGGCGACAAGCCTAGTGACGCAACGCAATTCATCGACGACGTCGCCAAGGCGCTGTACGCGTCGAAGATCATCGCCTACGCCCAGGGTTTCAACCAGATCCAGGCGGGCAGCGCCGAGTACAACTGGGGCATCGCGCCGGGCGACATGGCGCGGATCTGGCGCGGCGGCTGCATCATCCGGGCCAAGTTCCTCAACCGGATCACCGAAGCCTTCGACGAGAACCCGGACCTGCCGACGCTGATCGCGGCACCGTACTTCCGCGACGCGATCGAATCGGGCATCGACAGCTGGCGCCGCGTGGTGGTCACCGCCACCCAGCTGGGCATCCCGATTCCCGGGTTCTCCTCGGCGCTGTCGTACTACGACGCGCTGCGCACCGAACGGCTCCCGGCCGCCCTCACCCAGGGCCTGCGCGACTTCTTCGGCGCCCACACCTACGGTCGCACCGACGCCCCCGAGGGCAAGAAGTTCCACACCCTGTGGAGCGGGGACCGCAGCGAGGTGCCGGCCTGA
- a CDS encoding GuaB1 family IMP dehydrogenase-related protein, whose protein sequence is MRFLDGHTPPYDLTYNDVFVVPGRSEVASRFDVDLSTVDGSGTTIPVVVANMTAVAGRRMAETVARRGGIVVLPQDLPLTAVAETVDFVKSRDLVADTPVTLAPDSAVSDALALINKRAHGAAVITREGRPVGIITEAACAGVDRFARVRDVALTDFVTAPAGTDPRKVFDLLEHAPVGVAVLTGPDGELAGVLTRTGSIRAGLYTPAVDAQGRLRIAAAVGINGDVGAKARGLVEAGADLLVIDTAHGHQAKMLDAIATVAALELGVPIAAGNVVSAAGTRDLIAAGATIVKVGVGPGAMCTTRMMTGVGRPQFSAVVECAAAAKELGAHVWADGGVRHPRDVALALAAGASNVMIGSWFAGTYESPGDLLRDRDGLPYKESYGMASKRAVAARTAADSAFDRARKALFEEGISTSRMALDPARGGVEDLLDHITSGVRSTCTYVGATTLPELHEKVILGVQSAAGFAEGHPLPSGW, encoded by the coding sequence GTGAGGTTTCTTGACGGGCACACCCCGCCCTATGACTTGACCTACAACGACGTCTTCGTGGTGCCCGGCCGTTCGGAGGTGGCGTCCCGGTTCGACGTCGACCTGTCCACGGTGGACGGCTCGGGCACCACCATCCCGGTGGTGGTGGCCAACATGACGGCGGTGGCCGGGCGCCGGATGGCCGAGACGGTGGCCCGCCGCGGCGGCATCGTGGTGCTCCCGCAGGACCTGCCGCTGACCGCGGTCGCCGAGACCGTCGACTTCGTCAAGAGCCGTGACCTGGTCGCCGACACCCCCGTGACGCTGGCGCCCGACAGCGCCGTCTCCGATGCTCTGGCGCTGATCAACAAGCGCGCGCACGGTGCGGCGGTCATCACTCGCGAGGGTCGTCCCGTCGGGATCATCACCGAGGCCGCCTGCGCCGGGGTGGACCGGTTCGCCAGGGTGCGCGACGTCGCGCTCACCGATTTCGTCACCGCCCCGGCCGGCACCGACCCGCGCAAGGTGTTCGACCTGCTCGAGCACGCTCCCGTCGGTGTCGCGGTGCTCACCGGGCCCGACGGTGAGCTGGCCGGGGTGCTGACCCGCACCGGCAGCATCCGGGCCGGGCTCTACACCCCCGCGGTCGACGCCCAGGGGCGGTTGCGCATCGCCGCCGCCGTCGGCATCAACGGGGACGTCGGCGCCAAGGCCCGCGGGCTGGTCGAGGCCGGCGCCGACCTGCTGGTCATCGACACCGCCCACGGGCACCAGGCCAAGATGCTCGACGCGATCGCCACGGTGGCCGCCCTCGAGCTGGGCGTGCCGATCGCGGCGGGCAACGTGGTGTCCGCGGCGGGCACCCGGGATCTGATCGCCGCCGGGGCCACCATCGTCAAGGTGGGAGTCGGCCCCGGCGCCATGTGCACCACCCGGATGATGACCGGCGTCGGCCGCCCGCAGTTCTCGGCCGTGGTCGAATGTGCCGCGGCGGCAAAGGAACTCGGGGCGCACGTGTGGGCCGACGGCGGGGTGCGACACCCCCGCGACGTGGCGCTCGCCCTGGCCGCCGGCGCGTCGAACGTGATGATCGGGTCCTGGTTCGCCGGCACCTACGAGTCGCCGGGTGACCTGCTGCGCGACCGCGACGGCCTGCCCTACAAGGAGAGCTACGGCATGGCCTCCAAGCGCGCAGTGGCGGCCCGCACCGCCGCCGACAGCGCCTTCGACCGGGCCCGCAAAGCGCTGTTCGAGGAGGGCATCTCGACATCACGGATGGCGCTCGACCCGGCCCGCGGCGGTGTCGAGGACCTGCTCGACCACATCACCTCCGGGGTGCGCAGCACCTGCACCTACGTGGGCGCGACCACCCTGCCCGAGCTGCACGAGAAGGTGATCCTCGGGGTCCAGTCGGCCGCCGGGTTCGCCGAGGGGCATCCGCTGCCCAGCGGTTGGTGA